One genomic region from Arthrobacter sp. FB24 encodes:
- a CDS encoding catalase, which yields MTLNISAPAVSTTQSGAPVTSDAHSKAVGADGAIILTDHYLVEKLAQFNRERVPERVVHAKGGGAFGKFTTTEDISKYTKAAFLQPGVETEMLIRFSSVAGENGSPDTWRDPRGFAVKFYTSEGNYDLVGNNTPVFFIRDGIKFPDFIHSQKRLPGTHLRDADMQWDFWTLSPESAHQVTWLMGDRGLPASWREMQGYGSHTYQWINAEGERFWVKYHFKSNQGVKTITGDRAEELAGSDADFYIRDLQENIAAGNFPSWDLHVQVMPYEDAKTYRFNPFDLTKVWPHSDYPLIKVGTMELNRNPENYFAQIEQATFAPSNFVPGIAASPDKMLQARIFSYADAHRYRVGTNHAQIPVNQPKNQVNNYSQDGAGRYHFNAPSVPVYAPNSVGGPAAVEPQNPAGGWENDGELTLSAHSLHAEDNDFGQAGTLYREVFDDGAKARLLDTITGAVGGVKNAGIKERAIQYWTNVDADLGAKLRANLGAGQTESDAEAANKL from the coding sequence ATGACTCTGAACATCTCTGCGCCCGCTGTGTCCACCACACAGTCCGGTGCTCCCGTCACTTCCGATGCTCACTCGAAGGCTGTCGGCGCTGACGGCGCCATCATCCTGACCGACCACTACCTGGTCGAGAAGCTCGCCCAGTTCAACCGCGAGCGTGTCCCGGAGCGCGTAGTCCACGCCAAGGGCGGCGGCGCGTTCGGTAAGTTCACCACCACCGAGGACATCTCCAAGTACACCAAGGCCGCCTTCCTGCAGCCGGGCGTGGAAACCGAAATGCTGATCCGCTTCTCCTCGGTGGCCGGCGAGAACGGCTCCCCCGACACCTGGCGCGATCCCCGCGGCTTCGCCGTGAAGTTCTACACCTCCGAGGGCAACTACGACCTCGTGGGCAACAACACCCCCGTCTTCTTCATCCGCGACGGCATCAAGTTCCCGGACTTCATCCACTCCCAGAAGCGCCTGCCGGGCACCCACCTGCGCGACGCCGACATGCAGTGGGATTTCTGGACCCTGTCCCCCGAGTCCGCACACCAGGTGACCTGGCTCATGGGCGACCGCGGCCTGCCGGCTTCCTGGCGTGAAATGCAGGGCTATGGCTCGCACACCTACCAGTGGATCAACGCCGAGGGCGAGCGCTTCTGGGTCAAGTACCACTTCAAGTCCAACCAGGGCGTCAAGACCATCACGGGCGACCGCGCCGAAGAGCTGGCCGGCTCGGACGCGGACTTCTACATCCGCGACCTCCAGGAGAACATTGCCGCCGGCAACTTCCCCTCCTGGGACCTGCACGTCCAGGTCATGCCGTACGAGGACGCCAAGACCTACCGCTTCAACCCGTTCGACCTCACCAAGGTGTGGCCGCACTCGGACTACCCGCTGATCAAGGTGGGCACCATGGAGCTGAACCGCAACCCGGAGAACTACTTCGCGCAGATCGAGCAGGCCACCTTCGCGCCGTCGAACTTCGTTCCGGGCATCGCCGCTTCCCCGGACAAGATGCTGCAGGCCCGCATCTTCTCCTACGCCGATGCACACCGCTACCGCGTGGGCACCAACCACGCCCAGATCCCGGTGAACCAGCCGAAGAACCAGGTCAACAACTACAGCCAGGACGGCGCCGGGCGTTACCACTTCAACGCCCCGTCCGTTCCGGTCTACGCCCCGAACTCGGTTGGCGGCCCCGCTGCTGTTGAGCCGCAGAACCCTGCCGGCGGCTGGGAGAACGACGGCGAGCTGACGCTCTCCGCCCACTCCCTGCACGCTGAGGACAACGACTTCGGCCAGGCCGGCACGCTGTACCGCGAAGTGTTCGACGACGGCGCCAAGGCCCGTCTGCTGGACACCATCACCGGTGCGGTGGGCGGCGTGAAGAACGCCGGAATCAAGGAACGCGCCATCCAGTACTGGACCAACGTTGACGCCGACCTCGGCGCCAAGCTGCGCGCCAACCTGGGCGCCGGCCAGACCGAATCCGACGCCGAGGCAGCCAACAAGCTGTAG
- a CDS encoding putative quinol monooxygenase translates to MTAPIDLKATFIPNDGEFFRVKLALEIAIDEVVNEPGCIRYELTEATEEKLVLTEQWASEEDLDKHSKGTAVQDLNESLSALLAEPVQLERL, encoded by the coding sequence ATGACTGCACCCATTGACCTGAAGGCAACGTTCATCCCCAACGACGGCGAATTCTTCCGCGTGAAGCTCGCCCTCGAAATCGCGATCGACGAGGTGGTCAACGAACCAGGCTGCATCCGGTACGAACTGACGGAGGCCACCGAGGAAAAACTGGTGCTGACGGAACAGTGGGCTTCCGAAGAGGACCTGGACAAGCATTCCAAGGGCACCGCCGTGCAGGACCTCAATGAGTCGCTGAGCGCGCTGCTGGCCGAACCCGTCCAGCTCGAACGCCTGTAG
- the htpX gene encoding zinc metalloprotease HtpX, whose translation MHNHHNGLKTAALFGVLWAVLLGLGAVIGSSMRSTTPIWIMALVGVGTTAYGYWNSDKLALRSMQAYPVTEEQAPQLYQIVRELSAKANQPMPRIYVSPTPAPNAFATGRNPQNAAVCCTEGILRLLSLRELRGVLGHELMHVYNRDILTSSVAAAVAGVITSVGQMLLIFGGGDRRNSNPLAVMAMALLAPLAAVVIQSAISRTREYDADEDGSALTGDPLALASALRKIHQGVQMVPLPPDQKLVNTSHLMIANPFRAGGVTRMFATHPPMQDRITRLELMAGGPAS comes from the coding sequence GTGCATAATCACCACAACGGACTGAAGACCGCGGCTCTGTTCGGGGTGCTCTGGGCGGTGCTGCTGGGGCTGGGTGCCGTGATCGGCAGCAGCATGCGGAGCACCACCCCCATCTGGATCATGGCGCTGGTGGGCGTGGGCACCACAGCCTACGGGTACTGGAACAGCGACAAACTCGCGCTCCGCTCCATGCAGGCGTACCCCGTCACCGAGGAGCAGGCGCCCCAGCTCTACCAGATCGTCCGGGAGCTCTCCGCTAAGGCGAACCAGCCCATGCCGCGGATTTACGTCTCGCCCACGCCGGCGCCGAATGCTTTTGCCACCGGCAGGAACCCGCAGAACGCCGCCGTCTGCTGCACGGAAGGCATCCTGCGGCTCCTGAGCCTCAGGGAGCTTCGGGGGGTGCTGGGCCACGAGCTCATGCACGTTTACAACAGGGACATCCTGACCTCGTCCGTGGCCGCGGCAGTAGCGGGCGTGATCACCTCGGTGGGCCAGATGCTGCTGATCTTCGGCGGAGGGGACCGCCGCAATTCAAACCCGCTCGCGGTGATGGCGATGGCGCTTCTCGCTCCGCTCGCGGCGGTGGTGATCCAGTCGGCTATTTCCCGGACCAGAGAGTACGACGCCGACGAGGACGGTTCCGCGCTCACGGGCGATCCGCTGGCGCTCGCCTCAGCCCTGCGCAAGATCCATCAGGGCGTGCAGATGGTGCCGCTCCCGCCGGACCAGAAGCTGGTGAACACCTCGCACCTGATGATCGCCAACCCGTTCCGTGCCGGCGGTGTGACCCGGATGTTTGCAACGCACCCGCCGATGCAGGACCGCATCACCCGCCTGGAACTGATGGCGGGCGGCCCGGCCAGCTGA
- a CDS encoding Fur family transcriptional regulator, with translation MTVHEAGQDAWAAALRAHGRRVTKQRLAVLTAVERHPHSPAESILAAAREELPEMTAQSVYVVLGDLTDLHMLRRFEPPHSPALYETRVGDNHHHAICISCGRVEDVDCAVGHAPCLTPHWDENSEPMTIQIADVMYQGICQDCQRTQKLPAERN, from the coding sequence ATGACAGTTCACGAGGCAGGCCAGGATGCATGGGCAGCCGCCCTGCGCGCCCACGGCCGCCGGGTGACCAAGCAGCGGCTGGCGGTCCTCACCGCCGTCGAACGCCACCCGCACTCGCCGGCCGAAAGCATCCTCGCCGCCGCGCGTGAAGAACTGCCTGAAATGACCGCACAGTCCGTTTACGTGGTCCTCGGTGACCTCACGGACCTGCATATGCTGCGCCGGTTCGAACCGCCCCATTCCCCCGCGCTGTACGAGACGCGGGTGGGCGACAACCACCACCACGCCATCTGCATCAGTTGCGGACGGGTGGAGGACGTGGACTGCGCCGTGGGCCATGCGCCCTGCCTCACGCCGCACTGGGATGAAAATTCCGAGCCGATGACCATCCAGATCGCTGACGTCATGTACCAGGGCATCTGCCAGGACTGCCAGCGCACCCAAAAGCTACCCGCCGAACGAAACTAA
- a CDS encoding acyl-CoA thioesterase: MHLLLRTLLLLFTSSRRPPLSIWDTSSLPLRVLPTDIDIAMHVNNGMYFSLMDLGRFDLMARSGTWKKMRRQGWSPVAAGETIAFRKSLQLWQRYTIESRIIGLDTKAIYFEQRMVVDGEIYARAHIATRLVSKGKPVSQEEIFREFGEPPAGLELPDWIHEWRETNALPGARRPAPHLWH; the protein is encoded by the coding sequence ATGCACCTGCTTTTGCGAACGCTCCTGCTCCTGTTCACGTCCTCGCGCCGGCCACCCCTGAGTATCTGGGACACGTCCTCCCTGCCGCTCCGCGTACTGCCGACCGACATCGACATCGCCATGCATGTCAACAACGGGATGTACTTCTCGCTGATGGACCTGGGCCGGTTTGATCTCATGGCACGGAGCGGGACCTGGAAGAAGATGCGCCGGCAGGGGTGGTCGCCGGTGGCCGCAGGGGAGACCATCGCCTTCCGGAAGTCCCTTCAGCTGTGGCAGCGATACACCATCGAATCCCGGATCATCGGGCTCGACACCAAGGCCATCTATTTCGAGCAGCGCATGGTGGTGGACGGTGAAATCTATGCCCGCGCCCACATCGCAACGCGGCTGGTCAGCAAGGGCAAGCCGGTGAGCCAGGAGGAGATTTTCCGGGAGTTCGGCGAGCCGCCGGCCGGGCTCGAACTGCCGGACTGGATCCATGAGTGGCGCGAGACCAATGCGCTGCCGGGGGCCCGCCGGCCGGCGCCGCACCTCTGGCATTAA
- a CDS encoding ABC transporter permease: protein MKVLKNFGFLLGLPVLLVLVWWSSTLGPVNFFVPTPASLVGTFGKVWFGERFLTDVLPSIGRLAVGVIAAIVIGVVGGVLIGSVRWLRALLEPTLEFFRAIPPPVLVPVLMLLMGITDSMKVVVIISGCVWPVLLNTIEGVRAVDPVLSDSSHTYGIDGWARVRYLVLPSASPQIMAGVRQSMSLGLILMVISEMFASSSGLGFTIVQFQRSFAIPEMWSGIVVLGLLGVGMSFIFQWAERNILRWYHGQKEVENAA, encoded by the coding sequence ATGAAGGTCTTGAAGAACTTCGGCTTCCTGCTGGGACTGCCGGTATTGCTGGTCCTGGTCTGGTGGTCCTCCACCCTGGGGCCGGTCAACTTCTTTGTCCCCACGCCGGCCAGCCTGGTCGGAACGTTTGGCAAGGTCTGGTTCGGCGAGCGTTTCCTCACGGACGTGCTGCCCAGCATAGGGCGGCTCGCCGTGGGCGTGATCGCGGCGATCGTGATCGGCGTCGTCGGCGGGGTCCTGATCGGATCGGTCAGATGGCTCCGCGCGCTGCTGGAACCGACGCTGGAGTTTTTCCGCGCCATCCCCCCTCCGGTCCTGGTGCCGGTGCTGATGCTGCTGATGGGCATCACCGACTCCATGAAAGTTGTCGTCATCATCTCCGGGTGCGTCTGGCCGGTCCTGCTGAACACCATTGAGGGCGTCCGCGCCGTCGACCCGGTGCTCTCCGATTCCAGCCACACCTACGGCATCGACGGCTGGGCCCGGGTCCGTTACCTGGTCCTGCCTTCGGCCAGCCCGCAAATCATGGCCGGCGTCCGCCAGTCGATGTCCCTCGGGCTGATCCTGATGGTGATTTCCGAGATGTTCGCCTCGTCCTCGGGCCTGGGTTTCACCATCGTCCAGTTCCAGCGCTCGTTCGCCATTCCGGAGATGTGGTCCGGCATTGTGGTCCTGGGCCTGCTGGGTGTTGGCATGTCATTCATCTTCCAGTGGGCTGAGCGGAACATCCTGCGCTGGTACCACGGCCAGAAAGAGGTAGAAAATGCAGCCTGA
- a CDS encoding MFS transporter, with amino-acid sequence MGRFLADITPLRESPDFRRLWLGSAVSNLGSQLTLVAVSLEVYRLTQDSLYVGLLSIFALVPLVLGGLLGGSIADAHDRRKVALLATTMLWLTTAGLAAQAWLGLGNVWLLYVLVAVQSGAQAINQPARSAIIPALVRKELLPAANALSMITFGLGMTAGPLLAGVLVAWVGFGWTYTLDVASFAFAFWALLRLPPMPPGKTTHRAGLRSVVEGFRFLGTRPNLRMTFVIDLVAMIFAQPRALMPAIGAVMIGGGEATVGVLLASTAVGAFLAGLFSGPLGGIRRQGSAVVWSVMGWGASIAGFGLVVVLAGRSGADGVTWWLLPAALCCALAGIADSVSAVFRTTILQAATPDHLRGRLQGVFVVVVAGGPRIGDMLAGGGTKLLSEGWVLLLGGLLCIAVAWTVARWQSGFLKYDARNPVA; translated from the coding sequence GTGGGAAGATTCCTGGCTGACATCACTCCGCTGCGCGAGAGCCCTGACTTCCGCCGGCTCTGGCTTGGATCCGCCGTCTCCAACCTTGGCAGCCAGCTGACCCTGGTGGCGGTGAGCCTTGAGGTGTACCGGCTGACGCAGGACAGCCTCTACGTTGGCTTGCTGAGTATCTTCGCGCTGGTGCCCCTGGTGCTCGGAGGCCTGCTGGGCGGCTCCATCGCCGATGCCCACGACCGCCGCAAGGTTGCCCTGCTGGCGACCACCATGCTGTGGCTTACCACCGCCGGGCTGGCGGCGCAGGCCTGGCTCGGGCTGGGCAACGTGTGGCTGCTCTACGTGCTGGTGGCCGTGCAGAGCGGCGCCCAGGCCATCAACCAGCCCGCCCGCAGCGCCATCATCCCGGCACTGGTCCGCAAGGAACTCCTGCCGGCCGCCAACGCGCTGAGCATGATCACGTTCGGCCTGGGCATGACAGCCGGTCCGCTGCTGGCCGGCGTGCTGGTGGCCTGGGTGGGCTTCGGCTGGACCTACACGCTGGACGTGGCAAGCTTCGCCTTTGCGTTCTGGGCCCTGCTGAGGCTCCCTCCGATGCCGCCGGGGAAGACCACGCACCGGGCCGGGCTGCGTTCGGTGGTGGAGGGTTTCCGCTTCCTGGGTACCAGACCAAATCTGCGCATGACGTTTGTGATCGACCTCGTGGCCATGATCTTCGCGCAGCCGCGGGCCCTGATGCCGGCGATCGGTGCGGTGATGATCGGCGGCGGCGAGGCCACCGTGGGCGTGCTGCTGGCGTCTACAGCAGTGGGCGCGTTCCTGGCCGGGCTCTTCTCCGGACCGCTGGGCGGCATCCGCCGGCAAGGGAGCGCCGTGGTGTGGTCCGTCATGGGGTGGGGTGCCTCCATCGCCGGCTTCGGACTGGTGGTGGTGCTGGCCGGGCGTTCCGGCGCCGACGGTGTGACGTGGTGGCTGCTGCCCGCGGCGCTCTGCTGTGCCCTAGCCGGCATCGCGGACTCCGTGAGTGCCGTTTTCCGGACCACCATCCTCCAGGCGGCGACACCGGACCACCTGCGCGGGCGGCTCCAGGGAGTGTTTGTGGTGGTGGTTGCCGGCGGTCCGCGGATCGGGGACATGCTGGCCGGCGGCGGCACTAAACTTTTGAGTGAAGGTTGGGTTTTGCTGCTGGGCGGGTTGTTGTGCATCGCCGTGGCGTGGACGGTGGCGCGATGGCAGTCGGGATTCCTGAAGTACGACGCGCGGAATCCCGTTGCGTAG
- a CDS encoding ABC transporter ATP-binding protein, with the protein MQPDSTQTAQEAMLSVRGVKKVYQTDGGDIEAVRNLTFDLRAGELACLVGPSGSGKTTLLKCISGLMAPTEGEVLLDGKRVTGPPKKMAVVFQEYGRSLFPWMRVRDNVELPLKNQGMPKAERDRLVDEALEAVGLSGVPRSYPWQLSGGMQQRVAIARAIAYQPEVLLMDEPFAAVDAQTRADLEDLIRVVWKKLGVTVLFVTHDIDESVYLGERVIILSSSPTVIQEDIVIDLPAERDQLNTRSLPRFTELRHHVYEQIQLAKRGHRPAAASSAAQAPTTATSASDTP; encoded by the coding sequence ATGCAGCCTGACTCAACTCAAACGGCCCAGGAAGCGATGCTGTCCGTCCGCGGGGTGAAGAAGGTGTACCAGACCGACGGCGGCGACATCGAGGCCGTGCGGAACCTCACTTTCGACCTGCGCGCCGGCGAGTTGGCGTGCCTCGTTGGCCCCTCGGGCTCCGGCAAGACCACGCTCCTGAAATGCATTTCCGGCCTGATGGCCCCGACTGAGGGAGAAGTCCTGCTCGACGGCAAGCGGGTGACCGGTCCTCCGAAAAAGATGGCCGTGGTGTTCCAGGAATACGGACGCTCGCTGTTCCCGTGGATGCGGGTTCGCGACAACGTGGAACTTCCGCTGAAGAACCAGGGGATGCCGAAGGCCGAGCGCGACAGGCTGGTGGATGAGGCCCTCGAGGCCGTGGGCCTGTCCGGCGTTCCGCGGTCCTACCCCTGGCAGCTCTCCGGCGGCATGCAGCAGCGCGTGGCGATCGCCCGGGCCATTGCCTACCAGCCGGAGGTCCTGCTGATGGACGAACCGTTCGCCGCCGTGGATGCCCAGACCCGGGCCGACCTGGAAGACCTGATCCGGGTCGTATGGAAGAAGCTCGGCGTAACGGTGCTCTTCGTGACGCACGACATCGATGAATCGGTCTACCTGGGGGAGCGGGTCATCATCCTTTCCAGCTCTCCGACGGTCATCCAGGAAGACATCGTGATCGACCTTCCGGCAGAGCGTGACCAGCTGAACACCCGTTCGCTGCCACGCTTTACCGAGCTGCGGCACCACGTCTATGAGCAGATCCAACTGGCCAAGAGAGGCCACCGCCCGGCGGCTGCCTCATCAGCGGCGCAGGCTCCAACGACAGCGACCTCCGCCTCCGACACTCCGTAG
- a CDS encoding YajQ family cyclic di-GMP-binding protein, translating into MAGESTFDVVSKVDKQEVANALNQAQKELAQRYDFKGVGAEVDFSGEKILMKANSEERVLAVLDVLQSKLIRRGISLKSLDTGEPYASGKEYRLEASIKEGIAQDLAKKINKLIRDEAPKSVKSQIQGDELRVTSKSRDDLQATMALLKDFDEADLQFVNFRS; encoded by the coding sequence ATGGCAGGCGAATCCACATTCGACGTCGTCAGCAAGGTAGACAAGCAGGAAGTTGCCAATGCCCTGAACCAGGCGCAGAAGGAACTGGCCCAGCGCTACGACTTCAAGGGCGTTGGCGCCGAGGTCGATTTCAGCGGTGAAAAGATCCTAATGAAGGCCAACTCCGAAGAGCGGGTGCTGGCAGTCCTGGACGTACTGCAGTCCAAGCTCATCCGCCGCGGAATCTCGCTGAAGTCGCTGGACACCGGCGAGCCCTACGCATCCGGCAAGGAATATCGGCTGGAGGCGTCCATCAAGGAGGGCATCGCCCAGGACCTTGCAAAGAAGATCAACAAGCTGATCCGCGACGAGGCGCCCAAGTCCGTCAAATCCCAGATCCAGGGCGATGAACTTCGCGTGACGTCCAAGTCCCGCGACGATCTGCAGGCCACCATGGCCCTCCTGAAGGACTTTGACGAAGCCGACCTGCAGTTCGTCAACTTCCGCAGCTGA
- the trxA gene encoding thioredoxin, with protein sequence MATVDITGEQFASTVENNDIVLVDFWAEWCGPCKQFGPTYSAVSEKHPDVVFSKVDTEAEQQLAAEAGITSIPTLMAFREKVLVFSQPGALNAQQLEQVVDAVKALDMEEVHAHVARSQAEAAAAPGTQDGTQIPEA encoded by the coding sequence ATGGCTACCGTAGACATTACAGGTGAACAGTTCGCATCAACCGTCGAGAACAACGACATCGTCCTCGTTGATTTCTGGGCCGAATGGTGTGGTCCCTGCAAGCAGTTTGGACCCACGTATTCCGCAGTTTCAGAGAAGCACCCGGACGTCGTGTTCTCCAAGGTGGACACCGAGGCCGAGCAGCAGCTGGCCGCCGAAGCAGGCATCACCTCCATCCCCACGCTGATGGCGTTCCGCGAGAAGGTGCTGGTGTTCTCGCAGCCCGGCGCGCTCAATGCCCAGCAGCTCGAGCAGGTGGTTGACGCCGTCAAGGCACTGGACATGGAAGAAGTCCATGCGCATGTGGCCAGGTCCCAGGCCGAGGCAGCCGCGGCGCCAGGCACGCAGGACGGCACGCAGATCCCGGAGGCCTAA
- a CDS encoding LysM peptidoglycan-binding domain-containing protein: MDQKELDLEDRTPVPAPATVRNGRTRLRTILAAGAVVTAVAVAAVGYSASAQTPSITDTQAVPAPAPEADKSADTPASATAGAGTPEAAVAAIPEPAAPAPAPAAEPAPAPAPAPAPAPAPEASNLYTVVAGDTVGAIAARFGVDMNAMLAANGLGLYSPIVPGQVLKLTGPAVAAPAPAAPAPDPAPAPAPAPVPAAAPAPAPAPAVRTIYVAGAGGQSMVDACIGPIHFTPTDAYALFITEHDFCGGWARFSGIGVGETVSIPGYGTYTVVGRGQVPNPGTTNNVSAIFGGFPRVILQTCIPGTNQMLVIGLN; encoded by the coding sequence ATGGATCAAAAAGAGCTTGACCTTGAGGACAGAACACCTGTCCCGGCACCTGCAACGGTCCGCAATGGAAGAACCAGGCTAAGGACCATCCTGGCCGCGGGAGCTGTGGTTACGGCAGTCGCCGTGGCCGCGGTGGGCTACTCCGCCTCCGCGCAGACGCCCAGCATCACCGACACACAGGCGGTACCGGCACCTGCGCCCGAGGCCGACAAGTCCGCAGACACTCCCGCTTCTGCAACGGCCGGAGCCGGCACGCCGGAGGCGGCCGTAGCCGCCATCCCCGAGCCCGCCGCACCGGCCCCTGCGCCGGCCGCAGAACCCGCTCCTGCGCCGGCCCCTGCCCCGGCGCCTGCCCCGGCACCTGAGGCGTCCAACCTATACACGGTGGTCGCCGGGGACACTGTGGGGGCAATAGCTGCTCGCTTCGGGGTGGACATGAACGCCATGCTGGCCGCGAACGGCCTGGGCCTGTACTCGCCGATCGTACCGGGGCAGGTCCTGAAACTGACGGGACCGGCCGTCGCCGCCCCGGCACCCGCCGCTCCGGCACCCGACCCGGCACCGGCGCCTGCTCCGGCACCGGTGCCTGCTGCGGCTCCCGCCCCGGCGCCCGCTCCGGCGGTCCGCACAATCTATGTAGCGGGTGCCGGCGGACAGTCGATGGTGGACGCCTGCATCGGCCCCATCCACTTCACACCCACCGATGCCTATGCCCTCTTCATCACGGAGCATGACTTCTGCGGAGGATGGGCCCGGTTCTCGGGGATCGGCGTCGGCGAGACCGTCAGCATTCCCGGCTACGGGACCTACACGGTGGTCGGACGGGGGCAGGTGCCAAACCCCGGCACCACCAATAATGTCTCCGCGATCTTCGGCGGCTTCCCGCGGGTCATCCTGCAGACCTGCATCCCGGGGACCAACCAGATGCTGGTGATTGGCCTCAACTGA
- a CDS encoding potassium channel family protein — MTQQRYRDIAEWPLMGTALIFLAAYAWQVIGHIEGRQAEFLESVMWITWAVFVADYAANLWLADNRKRWFIRNLHELLIVALPFFRPLRLLRLVTLLSVLHRTVGETLRGRVVTYVAGSAVLLVFVGALAVLDVEQNAPDAKIITFGDAAWWAITTITTVGYGDLFPVTPIGRMVAAALMMSGIAVLGVVTASIASWLVQRVEENTEAAVESAEVPVRADIRELLAEVAALRQELAALRRQREP; from the coding sequence ATGACACAGCAACGCTACAGGGACATCGCCGAATGGCCTCTGATGGGAACAGCGCTGATTTTCCTGGCAGCTTACGCATGGCAGGTGATTGGCCACATCGAAGGACGGCAGGCCGAATTCCTCGAAAGCGTCATGTGGATCACCTGGGCTGTCTTCGTTGCCGACTACGCGGCGAACCTGTGGCTCGCGGACAACAGGAAGCGCTGGTTCATTCGCAACCTGCACGAGCTGCTGATTGTTGCCCTGCCGTTTTTCCGACCGCTGAGGCTGCTCCGGCTGGTCACCCTGCTGTCCGTGCTGCACCGGACCGTGGGCGAGACACTCCGCGGCCGCGTGGTCACCTATGTGGCCGGCTCGGCCGTCCTGCTGGTGTTTGTGGGCGCCCTGGCCGTCCTGGACGTCGAACAAAATGCGCCCGACGCCAAGATCATCACCTTCGGCGACGCCGCGTGGTGGGCCATCACCACCATCACCACCGTGGGCTATGGGGATCTCTTTCCTGTCACGCCCATTGGCCGGATGGTTGCCGCCGCCCTGATGATGAGCGGCATCGCAGTCCTGGGTGTCGTCACGGCGTCCATCGCATCCTGGCTGGTGCAAAGGGTCGAAGAGAACACGGAAGCGGCTGTCGAGTCGGCTGAAGTCCCGGTTCGCGCGGACATCCGGGAACTGCTGGCAGAGGTGGCCGCCCTGCGGCAGGAGTTGGCGGCGCTGCGCCGCCAACGTGAGCCATAA
- a CDS encoding DUF2461 domain-containing protein: MTTFQGIPAAAFGFYAELEQNNNREWWLGHKPRYESLVREPLAALLAQLEPRFGPAKIFRPNRDVRFSPDKSPYKTAQGALASFQEGVGYYVQLSADGLLVGGGCHSSSPAQLARFRNSVDATGTGESLAQIVRRVSEAGFTVEGERLKTVPRGFPRDHPRAELLKYKSLSAAKALGEPDWLATPAAAEEVSRLWEQLRPLVEWVGRHAAP; the protein is encoded by the coding sequence ATGACCACATTCCAGGGCATCCCCGCCGCAGCATTCGGCTTCTATGCCGAACTTGAGCAGAACAACAACCGGGAGTGGTGGCTCGGACACAAACCCCGGTACGAATCGCTCGTCCGGGAACCGCTGGCGGCCCTGCTGGCCCAGCTGGAGCCAAGGTTCGGCCCTGCGAAAATCTTCCGGCCGAACCGGGACGTCCGATTCTCCCCCGACAAATCCCCCTACAAGACGGCCCAGGGAGCGCTCGCGTCCTTCCAGGAAGGCGTGGGGTACTACGTACAGCTAAGCGCCGACGGCCTCCTGGTGGGAGGCGGCTGCCATTCGAGCTCGCCCGCCCAGCTGGCCCGCTTCCGGAACTCGGTGGACGCCACCGGGACCGGAGAGTCCCTGGCGCAGATTGTGCGCAGGGTCAGCGAAGCGGGATTCACTGTGGAGGGTGAACGGCTCAAGACCGTGCCAAGGGGCTTTCCGCGGGACCATCCCCGGGCGGAGCTCCTCAAATACAAGTCGCTGTCCGCGGCCAAGGCGCTCGGTGAGCCTGACTGGCTCGCCACGCCCGCAGCCGCGGAGGAAGTTTCCCGGCTCTGGGAACAGCTCCGGCCGCTCGTTGAATGGGTGGGCCGCCACGCCGCACCCTGA